ATCGCCAGAGCTTTCGGATCACTCACGCGAACAAGCACAATCGCGCCAAACGAGATCAGCACAATTCCAATGAGGGTTATTTTCGTCATAATGGTTTTCTTGGATGATTTGGTTCGCAACAGCGGCAGATATTTTCGGATCGGATGGTTCGTCGGGGCAAATTTTTCAACCGCCGCTTTTACGTCGGAATGTCGTTCCAGGGGAGTCCAGTGCATGCGCGTCTTTTCGCCTGATTCTCTGATCAGCCAGAGATTTTGAATGTTCAGAAACCTAAATGGCCGGACTTCTTTTATTTCATCCCAGAGAATCAGGTTCATCCCTTTATGCAAATGAATCCCCAGCGTGCTGATCCCCACGGCCCGCTTGACGGTTTTCTGGATGAGCCAGGTATAGAGCAACCCGCCCAGGAATGAGAGCACGCCCCAAAGCAGATGTTGCCAACTGAACAGGTGCAGGATGAATGATTTGAGATTTTTGATCGTCGCGTAATTTTTGAAATCCGCGAGATGCATGAACGATGGCTGGAAATAAATTCCGGAAATTTTGTCGTCCGCGTCCAGCGCCAGGCTCATCGTCATCTCGCCACGCTGGTAATGCAGTCGGAACGCAGTCCACCCGCGGTAGCCGTCGCCGGTTGGCCCGTCGAATTTTTCAATCTTGCCGTAACGTTTGGCGATGTCGGTGTAAAAAACGGCTGATTCTTTCGGCGGAAGGAACTTGCTCATCTCCGGGTTGTAGAGCTTTTGCACGGCGGCGTAATCGCCGGCGTTGAACAGTTCAACCACCGTTAACGCGACAACCGAGTAGCGATTGGTTTCTCCGGTGAAAACGGCCTGCCCGACCGTCGCCGGAGTCGGGCGCTTGATGTTCCCATCTTTGCTCTCCAACGTCATGCCGAGCATCAAAAAGAACCAGATGCCAACAATCCCGGGCACGCCGAAAATGGCGATCTGCCAGAAGGCGACCTTGAATTCCACAGGTTTAACTTTGTCGGCGGCCGCCATCGAGAGAACGATCGGGCGCAGATTAGCGACATGCGTTTCATCCAGCGGTTCGCCCGTTTCGGCCGAATGGATCAGCGATTCCAGTTGTGCTTCGACGGGAAGAAGTTGTTTGGACACGGCCCGTTGATTGAGCCGGTAGATGAAAACGTTGAGGACCAGTTCGACCAGTGTAAAGCCGACCTTGAAAACAAGATTGCCCAAAGGCATTCCCCAAACGAAAACGAGCGCGCCAACCGTGAGCGGAAGCAAATACCACCACCCAACCGACCGCAACAATTGCGACTGAGTGCGAACGGAGTGCAGCTCCGCGCGCAGCGATTCTACGACCGGAGCATCGGGTTTCGCCGCCGGCGTGGTGCGACGGGCGTGAAGGATTTTCCAGGCGATGAATATCGAACCGGCAACGGTGATCAAAGCGCCGAGACGCGCGATTGGCGCGCGGTTGATGAAAAAGTAAATCCCAAAAACAACACCGGCGATAACGCACGCCACGAGTTCACGCACGTCACGCGCCAGCAAGGTGCGGCGAAGCTGGGTCGTTTGTTTCTGCATGGCAGACATCACCTGCCCCGGGGATAGAGCCGGCGCTCTCAGCGGTTGCTGTTGCCAAAGTTTCTTTAGTTCGTTGTCGTTCATTTCGGCGCTTCCTCCGTCATCAGACCGGAAAGCTTTTTCTTTGCGCGGTGCAACATGACGCCGACGTTATTGGCATTGATGCCCGTGGCTTCGGCAATTTGTTCGTAGGTGAGATCCTCCAGGAAAAGGGTGACGAGCGCCTTTTCGATCGGGTTCAGTTTGTAGATTGCGGTGTAAAGGTCCGCGATGCGGTCGTCAGTGTTTCCTTCCGTTGTCTGCTGCGATTCAATCGTGCGCGTGAGATCGGCGTGCTCAAAATGAATGACGCGGTCGGAGCGTGAGGCCCGCTTGCGGACGAACGAAAGGGCGGTGTTGATGGCCACGCGGTAGAGCCATGTGTTGGCGAATTGTCTTTCTTTCAGGCCCGGCAGGCTGCGCCAGATTTGGAACAGGATTTCCTGAAACAAATCGTCCTGGTCAGCCGAGTTCCATGCATAAACGCGGCAGACCCTGAGAATTCTGTTCCGATTCTCGTTCACCAGTTCCAAGAACTTATGTTCGTTTGGCTGCTGCGGATTCAATTCCTGAGCCTTTAACTGGTTAGTCGCAACGGGAAGAAGAATTATTACGCCGTGGAAGGATTTTGGCCGGGCGTCAGTTCGTCGGAGCAAAGTTGCCACGCATCAACCAGTGCCCCGGCTCGCCTGAAATTCGCCGACCGCCAGGAACGGGATTTGCGGTCGAGCATCATCAAATGATTTTCCGCAGCGCCGTTGGGCGGGAAGTCTTCATAGATTGCCTGTCGTCCAGAATCGCAAGCTCCGTAGGAGCGACATATCCCTATGCCGCTTCTGACGGAGCTAAGTCGAAAACGACGATCGCTCAAACTACAAAGACTCCGACCCTGACGGGGTGGCTAATCTCCAGACGGAGGATACTTTTCGAACTTTGGCAGCGCAGGATTCATTTGATCCCACTGATGCGCGTCTGAAGTCCACACATCCATTTGCGAGTTGAACCAGCCCGGATTATCCAGGCTCGCCGTTCGAATCGCGACAAATTGCGGGACGGCGTCGGGCTTGCCATAAATCGGCGAGCCGCATTCAGGGCAAAAGCCACGACGCGTCAT
The sequence above is drawn from the Candidatus Angelobacter sp. genome and encodes:
- a CDS encoding serine hydrolase — translated: MNDNELKKLWQQQPLRAPALSPGQVMSAMQKQTTQLRRTLLARDVRELVACVIAGVVFGIYFFINRAPIARLGALITVAGSIFIAWKILHARRTTPAAKPDAPVVESLRAELHSVRTQSQLLRSVGWWYLLPLTVGALVFVWGMPLGNLVFKVGFTLVELVLNVFIYRLNQRAVSKQLLPVEAQLESLIHSAETGEPLDETHVANLRPIVLSMAAADKVKPVEFKVAFWQIAIFGVPGIVGIWFFLMLGMTLESKDGNIKRPTPATVGQAVFTGETNRYSVVALTVVELFNAGDYAAVQKLYNPEMSKFLPPKESAVFYTDIAKRYGKIEKFDGPTGDGYRGWTAFRLHYQRGEMTMSLALDADDKISGIYFQPSFMHLADFKNYATIKNLKSFILHLFSWQHLLWGVLSFLGGLLYTWLIQKTVKRAVGISTLGIHLHKGMNLILWDEIKEVRPFRFLNIQNLWLIRESGEKTRMHWTPLERHSDVKAAVEKFAPTNHPIRKYLPLLRTKSSKKTIMTKITLIGIVLISFGAIVLVRVSDPKALAIESTNPVSQMLETIRVKHNLPALAAAVVVDGKIVMTNAVGFRKSGGTEKVTADDRFHLGSVTKSMTATVAAMLVEQGKISWTTTIGEVFPEFKGEIHPDYLGVTLEQLLSQRSGAPGNVPADLWSDAWAATGKAAEQRLAFIKGILAREPEANPGTKYIYSNQGYTIAGVMLEKATGKTWEDLLRSMLFQPLFMTTAGFGAPASVGKVDQPWGHKKVLSGREPVPPGPGADNPLAISPAGAVHCSLGDLAKYAAFHMAGERGESKLLKTESFKKLHTVAAGNDDYALGWMVLNRQWANGRALMHNGSNTMFYVVVWMAPEKNCAVIVASNVGMDEAFAGCDEAAGKLINQYFGK
- a CDS encoding RNA polymerase sigma factor codes for the protein MNENRNRILRVCRVYAWNSADQDDLFQEILFQIWRSLPGLKERQFANTWLYRVAINTALSFVRKRASRSDRVIHFEHADLTRTIESQQTTEGNTDDRIADLYTAIYKLNPIEKALVTLFLEDLTYEQIAEATGINANNVGVMLHRAKKKLSGLMTEEAPK